CCGCTAATTTTTCAACATTAGTCGGTTCGGTCCTCCAGTTAGTGTTACCCAACCTTCAACCTGCCCATGGCTAGATCACCGGGTTTCGGGTCTATACCCTGCAACTTAACGCCCAGTTAAGACTCGGTTTCCCTTCGGCTCCCCTATTCGGTTAACCTTGCTACAGAATATAAGTCGCTGACCCATTATACAAAAGGTACGCAGTCACCCCATAAAGAGGCTCCCACTGCTTGTACGTACACGGTTTCAGGTTCTTTTTCACTCCCCTCGCCGGGGTTCTTTTCGCCTTTCCCTCACGGTACTGGTTCACTATCGGTCAGTCAGGAGTATTTAGCCTTGGAGGATGGTCCCCCCATATTCAGACAGGATACCACGTGTCCCGCCCTACTCTTCGAGTTCACACCAGATGCGTTTTTGTGTACGGGACTATCACCCTGTACCGCCGGACTTTCCAGACCGTTCCACTAACACACCTGCTGATTCAGACTCTGGGCTGCTCCCCGTTCGCTCGCCGCTACTGGGGGAATCTCGGTTGATTTCTTTTCCTCGGGGTACTTAGATGTTTCAGTTCCCCCGGTTCGCCTCGTTAACCTATGTATTCAGTTAACGATAGTGCAACGAATTGCACTGGGTTTCCCCATTCGGACATCGCCGGGTCAAAGGTTCATATCACCTCGCCGACGCTTTTCGCAGATTAGCACGTCCTTCATCGCCTCTGACTGCCAGGGCATCCACCGTGTACGCTTAGTCGCTTAACCTCACAACCCGAAGATGTTTCTTTCGATTCATCATCAAATTGCGAAAATTTGAGAGACTCGGACACACTTTCATCTGTTCTTATTACGGAGAACAGACACAGTGTGTCGTTTCAATTTTCAGCTTGATCCAGATTTTTAAAGAGCAAAACTTCTTAATGCACTCGAAAGTACATTCAGAAGTTCATCATTCATCAGACAATCTGTGTGGACACTACAAAGGCAGGTTCTTTAAGGTAAGGAGGTGATCCAACCGCAGGTTCCCCTACGGTTACCTTGTTACGACTTCACCCCAGTCATGAATCACAAAGTGGTAAGCGCCCTCCCGAAGGTTAAGCTACCTACTTCTTTTGCAACCCACTCCCATGGTGTGACGGGCGGTGTGTACAAGGCCCGGGAACGTATTCACCGTAGCATTCTGATCTACGATTACTAGCGATTCCGACTTCATGGAGTCGAGTTGCAGACTCCAATCCGGACTACGACATACTTTATGAGGTCCGCTTGCTCTCGCGAGGTCGCTTCTCTTTGTATATGCCATTGTAGCACGTGTGTAGCCCTACTCGTAAGGGCCATGATGACTTGACGTCATCCCCACCTTCCTCCAGTTTATCACTGGCAGTCTCCTTTGAGTTCCCGGCCTAGCCGCTGGCAACAAAGGATAAGGGTTGCGCTCGTTGCGGGACTTAACCCAACATTTCACAACACGAGCTGACGACAGCCATGCAGCACCTGTCTCACGGTTCCCGAAGGCACTAAAGCATCTCTGCTAAATTCCGTGGATGTCAAGAGTAGGTAAGGTTCTTCGCGTTGCATCGAATTAAACCACATGCTCCACCGCTTGTGCGGGCCCCCGTCAATTCATTTGAGTTTTAACCTTGCGGCCGTACTCCCCAGGCGGTCGACTTAACGCGTTAGCTCCGGAAGCCACTCCTCAAGGGAACAACCTCCAAGTCGACATCGTTTACGGCGTGGACTACCAGGGTATCTAATCCTGTTTGCTCCCCACGCTTTCGCACCTGAGCGTCAGTCTTTGTCCAGGGGGCCGCCTTCGCCACCGGTATTCCTCCAGATCTCTACGCATTTCACCGCTACACCTGGAATTCTACCCCCCTCTACAAGACTCTAGCCTGCCAGTTTCGAATGCAGTTCCCAGGTTGAGCCCGGGGATTTCACATCCGACTTGACAGACCGCCTGCGTGCGCTTTACGCCCAGTAATTCCGATTAACGCTTGCACCCTCCGTATTACCGCGGCTGCTGGCACGGAGTTAGCCGGTGCTTCTTCTGCGGGTAACGTCAATCGCTGTGGTTATTAACCACAACGCCTTCCTCCCCGCTGAAAGTACTTTACAACCCGAAGGCCTTCTTCATACACGCGGCATGGCTGCATCAGGCTTGCGCCCATTGTGCAATATTCCCCACTGCTGCCTCCCGTAGGAGTCTGGACCGTGTCTCAGTTCCAGTGTGGCTGGTCATCCTCTCAGACCAGCTAGGGATCGTCGCCTAGGTGAGCCATTACCCCACCTACTAGCTAATCCCATCTGGGCACATCTGATGGCAAGAGGCCCGAAGGTCCCCCTCTTTGGTCTTGCGACATTATGCGGTATTAGCTACCGTTTCCAGTAGTTATCCCCCTCCATCAGGCAGTTTCCCAGACATTACTCACCCGTCCGCCGCTCGTCACCCGGGAGCAAGCTCCCTGTGTTACCGCCCGACTTGCATGTGTTAGGCCTGCCGCCAGCGTTCAATCTGAGCCATGATCAAACTCTTCAATTTAAGTTTGATGCTCGTGAATTAAACTTCGTAATGAATTACGTATGTTCACTCAGAGACTTGGTATTCATTTTTCGTCTTGCGACGTCAAGAATCCATGTCACTTTGAGTGCCCACACAGATTGTCTGATAAATTGTTAAAGAGCAGGTGCGACGCGCTTTAGCGCTCTGTCGCGAGGTGGCGTATATTACGCTTTCCTCTTTCAGAGTCAACCCGTTATTTCAGGATTTTTCTCTTCAACCGACCGGATTGTTTGTGAAGTGATTCACATCCGCCGTGTCGATGGAGGCGCATTATAGGGATCCCATTTTTTAGCACAAGCATTTTTTAGATCTTTTTTTCTGACTGCTGATTTTCCGCGCTTTTCGCTGAAATACCGCCCGACCTGCTTAAATATTGACGTATTTTACCTTGTCTGGATCCCATAATATGATCAAAGTCTTCGGTATACCGTTCATCTGTTGAGGTAGATATGTCTGCAGTATTACGTCCTTATAAAGATCTGCACCCCCAAAAAGGCGATCGCGTAATGATCGATACCAGTAGCGTGGTCATTGGTGATGTTCGAATGGCCGACGATGTCAGCATCTGGCCACTCGTTGCGATCAGGGGAGATGTTAATTATGTGGCAATTGGTGCTCGTACCAATATTCAGGACGGCAGTGTTCTGCACGTGACCCACAAATCCTCACATAATCCTGAAGGCAATCCGCTTATCGTCGGTGAAGATGTCACCATCGGTCATAAAGTAATGTTACATGGCTGCACGATCGGTAACAGGGTACTTGTTGGTATGGGATCGATTTTGCTGGATGGTGTCATCGTGGAAGATGATGTAATGATTGGAGCCGGAAGCCTTGTACCGCAGAATAAGCGTCTTGAAAGCGGTTATCTTTATTTAGGCAGCCCAGTAAAACAAATCCGCCCCTTAAAAGAGACGGAAATCGAAGGATTGAAATACTCAGCGAATAACTACGTTAAATGGAAGAATGACTATCTGGATCAGGACAACCAGACCCAGCCCTGATCGTCTTCCTGCTGATTGCGGATTAAGTCGCTGGCTTCCTCTTCCAGATCCCAGCGATTTTCGCAAAACACCGCTAATGGGTTTGAACCACCAAAACGATGTAGCAGTGTTTCGCCACCTATTGCACAAGTAAGTTGAATCCCGTGAACCAGAACCGGGAAACAGACAGCGTTTCTGCTTTCATCCCAACTCTCTCTGTCGGGAAAGTGAATAGCCTGATTCACATCGACAGTTCCTGTTTCAGTTTTTCGATAACAGGTTCAATTGCTGGCATAACGCCATGCCAGAGCAGCACCGCATGTGCAGCCTGCCCAACCAGCATACCCAGACCATCAGCCAGATGTTTTGCTCCATGTTGTTCGCACCAGTAAAGGAAAGGCGTCTTTCCTTTCTGATAGAACATGTCGTAGAAGAAAACATGAGTATTCACTAGCGAGGCAGGAATAGCGGGAACCTCTCCACTCATACCGCTGGACGTTGCATTAATGACAAGATCGAACTCATGACCAGCAAGATCATCAAGTGCGACAGCGCTAACGCTGCCAGTATGTGCAAACAACGCCGCCAACTCTTCGGCTCTGGAAAATGTTCGATTGGTCATCGTGACAGCGCAATCAAGTGATAACAGTGGAAGCAATACTCCCCGAGACGCCCCACCAGCACCAATCAGCAATATCCTGAAACCTGGCTTTATGAAGGACAGTCGTTCTAAATCGCTGAGTAGCCCAATCCCATCGGTGTTATCACCGAGCAAGCGACCATCTTCAAGCCGTTTAAGGGTGTTCACCGCACCCGCAAGAGACGCTCGCTCTGTAAGCTCATCAGCTCGTTCAAATGCTTCCTCTTTAAAAGGTACTGTCACATTTGCCCCTTTCCCACCCTCGTCGAAAAAGGTATCCAGAGAGGCAACGAACCCATCAATTGGCGCTAATACCCGCCCATAGGGATGGCTGATCTGCAACTGTTTCGCAAACATTTGATGGATTAACGGCGATTTACTGTGTGCTATTGGGTTACCAAAAACGGCATAAGTTTCCATTATTTACCCCTGGCGAAAACGCTCACCGGTCAAGGCATCTCTAATTTCCGATGGATTCAGACGCCCCCCCGTTTCTCCTGAAGCAACGGGGAAATCATCACCAAACTGCGCCAGTACTTCCTGAGTTGTTCTACAAGGAGGCAGGCCCGTAAGATTAGCACTGGTTGATACCAAAGGCTTACCAAATGCCAGACACAATTCAACCACCAGCGGATGATCCGTTACCCGAACCGCAAGGGAATCAAAGCGACCAGTTAACCAGCGAGGCGTCGTCGCTTGCGCCGGGAACACGAATGTCACAGGCCCTGGCCATGCTGAAAAGATCGTTTCTCGCTGAGCCGGTGTTAGCATGGAGTCATCAATATAAGGTTTGAGTTGCTCATAATTGGCAGCAATCAGAATCAGGCCCTTTTCAACCGGCCTCTGTTTTAGTTCAAGCAAACGGTCAACTGCCGTTTCACTGTCAGGGTCGCATCCGACTCCAAAAACAGCTTCAGTTGGATAAGCGATGACTTCTTCATTTTTCAGAACGTCCACAGCATATGCGATGGAGCCTGATGGCAGGTTTTTATTCACTGGTTTGATCCGCCGGAACCGGCTTTCCACATTGTTTACTGGCACAGAAGCATTTCACTCCCTGTGCTGTTTTCTTCTCGATAAGCAGCGGATAGTCACAATAAGAGCAGACACCCGCTACCGGTTTGAAATTGATAACAAACTGGCATTCAGGATAGCGATCGCATGAATGGAAGGTCTTACCAAAACGAGAACGACGTTGTACCAGTTGCCCCCTCTGACATTGCGGGCACGTGATGGCCGTTTCATCTGGTTTATCAATTTGTTCTGTATGCCCACACTCTGGGTAGTGACTACACCCGATAAACATACCAAAGCGGCCCTGGCGCAGAGCTAAGTCACTACCACATAGTGGACAAACTTGCCCCTCCAGAATTTTAACGATATGTCCGTCCGCCTGACTTTTCAGGGGACGGACATAGTCACATTCCGGATAATGCGAACAACCGAGAAACGGACCGTGTTTCCCGGACCGAATGACAAGCTCAGCCCCACATTGTGGGCAGGGCTCATTTTTATGCACCGTGAACAGTGCTGATTTGGCCATAACAACTCTTGGTGCGACACATTGAATCAGTGAAGCATACCTTCATTCACTTCAAAGAGTAATTCTTCCATTTGCTGATAGGCATTTTCACAGCCGGGTATATTGAACAGAACCATCAGGATCACCCATTTAAGGTCTTCCAGCTCAAATTCTGCCGTATCCAGCGCCATGACGCGCTCTATCACCATTTCTCGCGTTTCGAGGTTTAGCACCTGTATCTGCTCAAGGAATAAGATGAATCCTCGGCAGCTGGCATCCAGCCTTTCACACTCTTCAGCTGTATAAATACGTACAGACAGTGGATCGGAAGCAAGCTGCATCGGTTCGGCGAGGCCTTCCTGATAATCAGCCAGTTTCTCAAGCCATATTAACGCATTATAGATATCTTCCCGTTCGAATCCCGCATCAGTAAGGTCCCGTGTCAATTTGTCCTGATCCACGCGCATTTCTGCTTCGTTATGGATGTAAGTTTCAAACAAATACATCAGTACGTCGAACATGGCTTGCCCTCCTCAATCGGACATAGCCGCCGGGTACAGCTGCGATCCACCCTGCTAACTCCAGTTCGAGTAGCTGTGCTACCGTTACTGGCACAGGTTGGCCGGCACGTTCAGCGACAACGTCAACAGGTGTTACCTCATCTCCTACGTTAGCCAGGAGCTTCGGAAATGGCAATGCCACCTCCTCCTGATCTGATGAATAAAGTCGCTTTTCAGGTTCATCTGGCAACCAATTTAAGCCGTATCGCAAATTTTCGAGTATATCTTCAGTGTTCGTTACTGGCGTAGCGCCTTGCTTAATCAGCCAGTGCGGTCCTTCACAACCTGGGTTTCCGACAGGGCCGGGTAAAGCAAAAACCTCACGCCCCTGTTCAAGCGCACATCTCGCAGTGACAAGTGACCCGCTGCGCACAGCAGCCTCAACCACCAGAACACCCCGGCTAAGACCACTAATAATACGATTACGGCGAGGGAAATTTCCGGGTCTGGGCGGTGTCGCGAGCGAGAATTCAGAAACGATAGCCCCTTCAGAGGCAACAATATGTTCCGCCAGGAAGGCATGTCTACGCGGGTAAACACTAAAAAGTCCATTACCTAATACAGCGACACTTCGCCCCTTGGCCGTAAGCGCGGCGCTGTGGGAAACACCATCAATACCACACGCCAGACCACTGGTAATCGTAAAACCACATTGAGCCAATTGCTCGCAGAAAATTCGCCCCCATCTTTCACCATACCAGGACGGCGCACGGCTGCCCACAACGGCCAACTGTAAGCTATTAAGTACATCAACATGGCCTTTCACAAAGATCGCCCCTGGGTAATCGGGAATCGCTCGTAATAAAGGAGGATAAAGTGGGCTACATGCAAGTAGTAGATGATTACCCGGTTGCTCGAGCCAAATTAAACTCCGTTCAAGCTCATACTGACTGAGTGCGAAGAATCTTTTGGTCTGCCTGGCAGATAGCCCCGCCTCTCTGACTGTAGTGTCATCAATGGTCGTCTGACAAAGCAGTCGTTGTGCAACGCATAGCATCACATCACCACATAGCGCATCTATGTTTATCAGCCGTAACCATATCTCTGTAGATGTCATCCTTTTCCCTGCCATAAGCAGCCTCAGCAATCTTTGCGATTGGTCACCGATGCTGTCAATCGAAGGGGGATTTGTCTAGAATAGAGGTAATATTCTCATCAACTCCTGAACACGACTCTGGAAATTTATGGCAGTTTTGCAAGTGTTACATATCCCGGACGAGCGCCTTCGCATCGTCGCTGAACCGGTTAAAGAAGTGAATGCAGACATTCAGCGTATCGTCGATGATATGTTCGATACTATGTATGCCGAAGAAGGTATTGGTCTTGCGGCAACCCAGGTGGACATTCACAAGCGTATTATCGTGATCGACGTTTCTGAGAATCGCGAAGACCGTCTGGTATTAATTAATCCTGAACTGCTCGAAAAAAGCGGTGAAACAGGAATAGAAGAAGGCTGTCTGTCTATTCCTGAACAGAGAGCTTTAGTACCTCGTGCGGAAAAGGTAAAAATTCGGGCACTTGATCGCGACGGAAATCCGTTCGAACTTGAAGCCGATGACCTTCTGGCGATTTGTATTCAGCATGAGATGGATCATCTGGTTGGTAAGCTATTTATCGATTATCTCTCTCCACTGAAACAGCAGCGCATCCGCCAAAAAGTAGAGAAACTGGATCGCATGCGTTCTCGCGCATAACATTCAAGGATACAAGGAATAACGTGTCTAGAAAGCTACGTATTATCTTCGCGGGAACCCCTGATTTTGCAGCGCGTCATCTTGAGGCGCTGTTATCTTCTGGTCACCAGATTGTTGGCGTGTTTACTCAGCCCGATCGCCCTGCTGGTCGTGGTAAAAAACTGATGCCGAGCCCGGTGAAAATGTTAGCAGAAGAGCATGGATTACCCGTGCTCCAGCCTGTGTCATTGCGCCCTCAGGAAAATCAGGAACGGGTTGCCAACCTGAACGCCGATGTCATGGTGGTAGTGGCTTACGGTTTAATTCTTCCAAAAGCCGTTCTTGATATGCCACGTCTGGGTTGCATCAACGTGCACGGCTCTTTGCTCCCTCGCTGGCGAGGTGCTGCGCCAATCCAGCGATCTCTTTGGGCAGGAGATACAGAAACTGGCGTCACTATCATGAAGATGGACGTAGGTCTCGACACAGGGGACATGCTCTATAAACTGGCGTGCCCAATTACAGCAGAAGACACAAGTGCCACTCTATACGATAAACTGGCAGGACTTGGTCCACAGGGTCTCATTGAGACGTTACAACAGCTGGCGAGTAATACAGCACAACCTGAAGTTCAGGATGAAGCTCTCGTTACCTACGCAGAGAAACTGAGCAAGGATGAGGCTCAGATAGACTGGTCGCTATCCGCAGTGCAGCTTGAACGTTGCATTCGCGCCTTTAATCCATGGCCAATGAGTTGGATCATGATTGATGGTCAGCCGGTTAAAGTCTGGAAAGCCTCTGTCATCGAAGGACATTCAGCCAAAGAGCCTGGAACGATCATTGATGCTAACAAACACGGTATACAGGTCGCTACGGCTGAGGGTATCTTGAACCTTGAGTCACTGCAACCTGCCGGAAAGAAAGCGATGAGTGCCCAGGATCTATTAAATTCCCGTCGTGAATGGTTTGTTCCCGGCCTTAGTCTTGCCTGAACTCATTTATCCTTAAGGCCCGGAGTTTCCGGGCATTTTTATTTTTACGGTTATGA
This sequence is a window from Enterobacter sp. RHBSTW-00994. Protein-coding genes within it:
- a CDS encoding gamma carbonic anhydrase family protein encodes the protein MSAVLRPYKDLHPQKGDRVMIDTSSVVIGDVRMADDVSIWPLVAIRGDVNYVAIGARTNIQDGSVLHVTHKSSHNPEGNPLIVGEDVTIGHKVMLHGCTIGNRVLVGMGSILLDGVIVEDDVMIGAGSLVPQNKRLESGYLYLGSPVKQIRPLKETEIEGLKYSANNYVKWKNDYLDQDNQTQP
- a CDS encoding DUF1488 domain-containing protein, with protein sequence MNQAIHFPDRESWDESRNAVCFPVLVHGIQLTCAIGGETLLHRFGGSNPLAVFCENRWDLEEEASDLIRNQQEDDQGWVWLS
- the aroE gene encoding shikimate dehydrogenase: METYAVFGNPIAHSKSPLIHQMFAKQLQISHPYGRVLAPIDGFVASLDTFFDEGGKGANVTVPFKEEAFERADELTERASLAGAVNTLKRLEDGRLLGDNTDGIGLLSDLERLSFIKPGFRILLIGAGGASRGVLLPLLSLDCAVTMTNRTFSRAEELAALFAHTGSVSAVALDDLAGHEFDLVINATSSGMSGEVPAIPASLVNTHVFFYDMFYQKGKTPFLYWCEQHGAKHLADGLGMLVGQAAHAVLLWHGVMPAIEPVIEKLKQELSM
- the tsaC gene encoding L-threonylcarbamoyladenylate synthase type 1 TsaC, with the translated sequence MNKNLPSGSIAYAVDVLKNEEVIAYPTEAVFGVGCDPDSETAVDRLLELKQRPVEKGLILIAANYEQLKPYIDDSMLTPAQRETIFSAWPGPVTFVFPAQATTPRWLTGRFDSLAVRVTDHPLVVELCLAFGKPLVSTSANLTGLPPCRTTQEVLAQFGDDFPVASGETGGRLNPSEIRDALTGERFRQG
- a CDS encoding type I DNA topoisomerase; this translates as MAKSALFTVHKNEPCPQCGAELVIRSGKHGPFLGCSHYPECDYVRPLKSQADGHIVKILEGQVCPLCGSDLALRQGRFGMFIGCSHYPECGHTEQIDKPDETAITCPQCQRGQLVQRRSRFGKTFHSCDRYPECQFVINFKPVAGVCSYCDYPLLIEKKTAQGVKCFCASKQCGKPVPADQTSE
- the smg gene encoding DUF494 family protein Smg, producing the protein MFDVLMYLFETYIHNEAEMRVDQDKLTRDLTDAGFEREDIYNALIWLEKLADYQEGLAEPMQLASDPLSVRIYTAEECERLDASCRGFILFLEQIQVLNLETREMVIERVMALDTAEFELEDLKWVILMVLFNIPGCENAYQQMEELLFEVNEGMLH
- the dprA gene encoding DNA-protecting protein DprA, encoding MTSTEIWLRLINIDALCGDVMLCVAQRLLCQTTIDDTTVREAGLSARQTKRFFALSQYELERSLIWLEQPGNHLLLACSPLYPPLLRAIPDYPGAIFVKGHVDVLNSLQLAVVGSRAPSWYGERWGRIFCEQLAQCGFTITSGLACGIDGVSHSAALTAKGRSVAVLGNGLFSVYPRRHAFLAEHIVASEGAIVSEFSLATPPRPGNFPRRNRIISGLSRGVLVVEAAVRSGSLVTARCALEQGREVFALPGPVGNPGCEGPHWLIKQGATPVTNTEDILENLRYGLNWLPDEPEKRLYSSDQEEVALPFPKLLANVGDEVTPVDVVAERAGQPVPVTVAQLLELELAGWIAAVPGGYVRLRRASHVRRTDVFV
- the def gene encoding peptide deformylase; the encoded protein is MAVLQVLHIPDERLRIVAEPVKEVNADIQRIVDDMFDTMYAEEGIGLAATQVDIHKRIIVIDVSENREDRLVLINPELLEKSGETGIEEGCLSIPEQRALVPRAEKVKIRALDRDGNPFELEADDLLAICIQHEMDHLVGKLFIDYLSPLKQQRIRQKVEKLDRMRSRA
- the fmt gene encoding methionyl-tRNA formyltransferase is translated as MSRKLRIIFAGTPDFAARHLEALLSSGHQIVGVFTQPDRPAGRGKKLMPSPVKMLAEEHGLPVLQPVSLRPQENQERVANLNADVMVVVAYGLILPKAVLDMPRLGCINVHGSLLPRWRGAAPIQRSLWAGDTETGVTIMKMDVGLDTGDMLYKLACPITAEDTSATLYDKLAGLGPQGLIETLQQLASNTAQPEVQDEALVTYAEKLSKDEAQIDWSLSAVQLERCIRAFNPWPMSWIMIDGQPVKVWKASVIEGHSAKEPGTIIDANKHGIQVATAEGILNLESLQPAGKKAMSAQDLLNSRREWFVPGLSLA